tgccacatctactagcacgtcgttatgccacAGATAttggcatgccaccgtgccacaactactagcacgtcgccgtgccacgactactggcatgccaccatgccacagctactagcacgtcgctattccatggccactggcatgccaccatgccacacatagcaacctgctacacgttttctgcaaaaacactcgagacatcaaacacgtgtcacaaactgggggatactcatcagggtattagtctggtggtttacaacgtgcggcgtgtagtgcgcccgttacaagaaagtgtcatgaaggaGGTCAATTAGTGATGGTAAAAGTAACAGTGTaaccaattcatttccttcatcatggaagcataatgactgatggttacacgaattcacttccctcatcatggaagtgTAACGCcttacggttacacgttactattTTCTTACACCACTCaaacgtttccacttcctacgagactagggtacattttgttacgacttgtataaataggtctcacctatttccaccaaacaacaagttttggtcaggaaaataacaccacatccagaaatcacctggtagcttttcattcagctcaccagttcaattttctgatacaagtcacaaaaacgcccacacttccagaatcaactattcaggtctcaacactttcttcgcttccctccctaagaccaacccttctccttcagttTGTGACCTAAGCAatcatggaacgaccatttcttggtttaggccaggattgtacaaattgatctctcaaatcaaaagtactcccatgcagtacattattttgggtttatatttgtttctcacccacacacacacaagattaccaaaatcggcagaaacagttttcacccataaacaacaagGAATTAGATCTAAACTAAAACAGGATCACCTGAATCACTTGAACAAGTCCAATGATCTAGACGCCATCTTTCTCTCTGAAACAAAAGTTGGAATGTCGTTAGTTGAAAAAATCTTTAAAAATGTGAAATTAAAAGACTGGATCATGCCATCTATAGGAAGATCAAGAGGGTTTGTTATTGCTTGGAATCATGGTGTTTCTGCAAGGCTTATATCTTTCAATAATAATGTTTTCCACTTTTCAGTTACTAAAAGATAATTTTAGTATGAACATGTTTTTTATTTATGGAGCCTTAGACAATCATAATAGGAATAAGAATGGGACTTTATACATATTATTATTGAGGTAGATGTTCCTTGGGCCATTATAGGTGACATGAACTTTATCATGCATAAAGATGAAAAGTAGGGAGGAAATAATCCTTCCACCAGTAGTTTTGCTTATGTGTTTCATTGCATCCAAACActaggtttagttgatttaaACTTTACTGGGCTTCCTTGGACTATCAAGCGATTAGGAAACCAAAATATTCAAGAAAGAATAGATAGAGTCTTTGTAAACCATAAATGGATTGAATGTTTCCCTAATTCTAAAAATAATCATCTTACTAAAGTGGAATCAGATAATGCTCCCATTTTTTTAGAAACCATACCCCCTAGAGATAAGCAATCTAGACCATACATGTATATGAGATGCTGGTCCGAACATAAAAATTATAATGATATCATAAATAAATCCATTACTAAGAGTAAAGAAAAACATAATAATTTGTTGAGAATGCTTAAACATGTAGAATATGACCTTAGATCATGGAATAAAAAGGATTTTGGAAACATATTTAGAAATATAATTACAATTCTATCTGCTATTGAAGAACAAAATAAGAAACCTTACAGTTTAGAGACTAAACTTAAAATAGAACAACTTCAGGTTGATCTTAGCTCATGGTATGAAATAGAAAAAATATACTGGAGTCAACATGTTAAGGATAAATCTTAGAATGCTTATCAGAAGgaaacgaggcaattaacttaccCAATTCTAAGATTTGGGTTCATACCAAGCTTCAATTTTCACAACATTTGTCGGATTTACATCAAGTTTGTCTGGAAAGCCACTCAATATTGGGAATTTGATTGATTTAGAACCTACTCCTTTAACTCTCAAGTTGCTTCGTCAATGGTTCAATTTTGTTGATCACCGGTAAGTGATaagcatccttaagatgatttCATAAGTTTATTAGTTTCAGTTTCGaattccttggtttcaatttTTGTTAATTCATTACTGTAAGTTCTAATCAAAACACTATATATTTCTTACTCGAGTTTTTCTTTTACGTTTGACCTAATCTGATTTAGTTAAAAGAGTATTTTATCAAtgtaatttttgattttgttgagTTGTATGAGTTAAGTTCGATCTGGTTTAATTTGAGATTTTCTTTCTGTAAAATGGGAAAAAACACCTCTATGTTTTATGTATGCTGTAATGTTATTTctaggttttgaagttttgtagAATTTTCATGATAATAAATTCGATGTGAAGTGAAAACCTTAGTACTTAAGTGAAGATTAATTACATGCTTTTATTTTAGGTAGTGAAACTCTTTCTACGAGAAATCAATGTTATGGTCTAGGGAAGAACTTAAAATGAATAGGTGACACTTACAGGAAGTACTTGGATTTTATGTGGAgcgcaaaaaaaaaacagtttctgatTAGCCACTTGGGAAATAAGTAATTGAGAGTTACTTTTGATAGTGTCTTAATGGGTTTAAAACAACATAATCAATACGGATAGTTATGATTGTGTATTTTACGGTGATTGAAATTGTGTATACACCTCATATAGTGTATTATCATTATGTTTCATTCAAACTTTCTTTTAAATTTCGTCAAAAGATATTGATTTCCCTTGATTTACAGATGATGCTTCGTCGAACATCAACTCACAACACCTATAAATATGGAAGAATAAACAAAATTTGGGAGACCTTTCTCAGGGAACTGTAGGAACTCTAGAGATAAATCTAAAGCTAACGATCAAACACTGGCTACCACAGTAAATTTAGCAAATATAGGTAACTCAGGAAAGTATCTAACTAAGTAATGATACATTAAAGGTCCCCAAGGAACAACATAATTCACGACTGATCCATAGATCTCTTATGTTCGCTATATTTTATGGGTAGGGATCAAAAGACGATTGTGTATTTGAGTCCAATATTAGTATTCATTTATAGAATTAAAAATAGGTTCAACTTAGGAGGGGAATCATTATCTATGGGTTGTTTTCCTTCATACATGTACATACAAGGACCCAAGGAGTCACTTATATTACTTTGAAGTAAATGCAATGTTATCACTTCGAAGGATCAATTTTACTCATTATCCAATGCATTGCAGTGGGGTAAGAGCTTCTAATTTTCTATGAGCTTTTAACACAGTGGTTCTTCGGGTTATCATAGGTGTACTGTGAAAATGGAAGTACGAAGTACACATGACTGAATTCCAAACTTGCAATGATGTGTGTGCCGAttgtcaaaatattaaaaattcGTTAACCATTCATATATTGAAGTCTGCCTATTTGAGGAAGGTTCGAAATAGAGAAGGCGCCAATATGTTGTATCCCCTCCGTCCCATAAAAAGTagatatttgatttttttcacttttcCTAGGTCGAAGGGAGTATTAGTGAAGTAGTGATGTATTCTGCGGTCATAGCCAACAGTTATTGACATTTTAATGTGTGCTTGAACATAATTGTATTTGAAAAGTATAATTTGCTTCCTTTAGAGTCACATCAAGTTGAAGTTGGTATATTGTGCTTAAACTAATTGATTGAAAACTCTTTGACGCAGTATCAATGTAGCATGTTTAACAATATGTTGGTGTTTTTTGCGTCTACATTTTCAATTATAGAAATCAATAGATGATTTTTTTATAGGTTTTGAAACATAACTGCACTTGCATCGCGTGTGCGTCTTTACTAGttataaataaagaaaaaagttcaattaaccaaatgattagccaACAACTTACTTATACAATATATAAACTTCGTTGAAGATAAAGATAAAATCCTCCTAGTAAACCAAGATTCAAAAGAATTTAGTTTACCCTTGCAGAAACTTATTCTTAAATCTAACCCAATTACAGCTAAAACATTGTAAAATATAAACTTaaagaagagttgttcaattactaccTAGCAGGATTTTAAGTATCCCAACTTTCATAATTGAATTGAGGGATATTACATCCTTACATAAGCTTTAACACTCATTTTAATGCTTTTTAATGTACTGATGAACTCCGTGGGGGAGGTTTGATGAACCAAAGTTGTATCTTAGCAATCTTAATCACCTGACCCACCCCACATTTTAACACGTTCTGATGCTTCTTCAGCCTGCAATGTAAGTTTTTTCGGCATCAGATGAAATTATAATACTATTCATACCATGGTGACATTTTACTACCAAGATTCTTTGAACTTCATCCTATTTTAaggattttttatattttttttgtattactGTCAACTATTTTATAAGcatcttaagaaaaaaaaaagaatgttcaCCTCCTTGGTCCAGTTGGTTTTGCAAATGATTATCAAGAGAACCAAAGTTTGTAAAGCAGTTCCACAAAGCATTCCAGCCCAAATACCCTGTTAAGTCAGTTGTTTAATTTTCTCACAAGGATTTCAATAATCGGAGTACTTTTTCATCAACCAATTTGAAAACAGTAGAAAAATAGTACAAAATGATAAATCAAATTACCTGCACTCCTAAATTTGCCTTGTAACCCAGAAGGAAACCCAACGGAAGTCCAAATATGTAATAACAAGCTAGGTTAATATAAGCCACTAAAGCTTGCCATCCACCTCCAACCGCAACACCTGAAACAAGATTTAGATGGAATCAAAAGGCTCAAAATCTGTGAAAAACATTAAGTCTTACTTTTTTCTTAAAAGAAATTTAGTTTTCTATTGAAGTTCAATTATGTACATGTACCGAAAATAAAAGCTTAATTAATTACAATACATACCTGATATAACTGGTTGGATACTATTAAGCACCATGGTTACACCAAGAAGGTAAGCAAGGCGAGCAACAGCTTGTTGAAGTTCTTTGCTGCTTGTGAATATAATAGCGAAATGATCCCTGCTAATTAAGATAACAAACATGAAGAACAACCCAATAATGAGAGATTCGAGAACTATAACCATAACCGAATACTTGGCAGCTCTAGGGTGTCCAGAACCTAGTTCATTTGAGACGCGAACGCTGAAAAGAAGTTGATAAAGACAATCATATCAGTATGTATAAGAACAACAAAACATAAAGAAAGTGGTTGAGATAGTTTAAGCATATATGTTTTACCTTACAGCAGCATTTATTCCAATGAACAACATACCTTCCCATCCATTAATGTTCATGCTgaaacaaaaataagagtcagTAGATAAATAACCGTCTAGAAATTGGAAACAACATGCTTCTTCATTTATTAGTGTTACAAAAtgaatattgatttctagccAAATAAACTAAATTTAGAAAATCATATGATATCTTGAGGGCTCACCAGatagaaattgaaccaactgcgaTCACCGCATCTCCAAGATGTCCAGTGAGGACAACTAAAACCATCATATACCAAATCTCTAGGCAAAGCATCACAGCAGAAGCTAATGAGAGTCGAACAAAAGCCCATATCTCTTTAAATGCCAACCAGGACAATCCTTTCCATCCATCTGTACACCATTTTACCACGTATATTACTTGAGCCAAAGACACAATCCAACCCGAGATGTTATATGCCACAGCAGCACCAACAGTACCCCAACCAAATACGTAGATGAAGAGCCAGAGTAGAAAAATGTGAAAAATTAAAGCCCAGAATCCAATCCAAGCAAGAACTCCGACCTTGCTCTGGGATTGAAGGAACTTTTGGGCTGGAAAATTGATAGCAAGTGAAAACATCTGAGGAATGATTTGGACCGCAAATTGCCCGGCCATTTCTGAGATATCATCTCGTTGTCCAAGAAGCTTTAGGACTGGAGTCGCGAATAAGTAAATGGGAGTGAGGATAATGCAACTCACAAGTAAGATTATCCAAGAGCGTTGCATGTAAATCCCAAGCATGTATGTTTGCCCAGCACCAAAGGCTTGCCCACATAGTGTCTCAAGTGCACTTCCCATTCCAAGCTGTATAGAATAAATGTTAATTACACAAGAATGATTGTATTAAAATTCTTGCACCTAGTGTAAGTAGTTAATATAATGATCACAGagttccatcaaaatttcttataAAGTCACATTTACGCCTCTACGAAGATATATTAAAAATGGATCAGTGGAAAAGTAGGCAATATAAAATGAATACTTCTTCTGTTCCAAAATAGTAGACTGGTTTTATGTACAAATTATACATGAAACAACCTattctttttgaaacagagataaATCTCAGAAAAGGAATCGAAAAACTGGAACAAGTCAAATTAAAGCTCGTTAGCCACACTGAGTAATTCGTGTGTTTAAGTGAAGTATTAAAAGCACATTATACATGACTGGAGGACTCCTCAAGAGATAACTAATTGTCATTTATAGAACTCGTCGTTTAACGGGTTGACCTACCGCGCTAACAATTTTAACCGAACTTATTATtgttattaaaataaaaagacaatattcagaaaaatgagttttttttttaaatatttttcttataaacTGATATAAATCTTTATATTTTTAGCACGGCCATTTCTATTTTCCGCAAAAGAAGTGCATTATAATTTAATTTAAATCTTAGAAAACTATTATGTTTTGCATGTATGGTATATACTCTGCTCATGAATGGTAATTGCTAAAACTTGGAAAAGAATGCTTTGAAAGTTGTCCTGTAGTAGTGTATATATAGTACTGACATCAAATGGTGTTTTGGTACTCAgttttattactccctccgttcaaTTTTATTTGTCTAAATTGTGGTTTGTTTAACAAATTTGTACCAAAAAATTGGTATATTTCCTATTAAAATTTTataattatcaagaaagaaacaaaaattaggatatgaaaactagtatattgaacaatcaatttgaaagatcgatggtgtatgtggaagtaatttgaaattctttcaagtttttgcaaactccaaattaaacaagtaaacttggacggagggagtacgaTATACGTCTGTCTCTCGaggaaaaacaagaaagaaaaaaaaacatagcgAGCAAGAACTTATCATCATCTTTACTCGCAAAATGATAAAAACAGCTCAGTTTATTTTCACCATAAACCATACACTTAATTAAAAATTCCCAAATAAATTGTCAAAAATTATAATCCAATAAACTCGTATCAACAATAGTGACCTACTTAAATCTGAGAAGAAATTTCTTGCACTCGAGGTCTAACAAATAAATTTTGTTAGAACCGAACTCTGTTAAAACTAAAAACCACTTAATTTGAATGTTGTTTCGAATTGAAGGAGCATCTTTAGTGACGGAACCAAGGAATAGGCCATTAGCTTCAAGCTGGCAGATCATGCAATTAGTTAGAAACTATAGTAGATAAAGATCCCAACAAAGCTATTCGGATTATGGACCGACCTTCTATTTCTTGTGGAACCAACTCTTGGACACACACTTGGCTTAGGTTAAATATACTTTGGACTCTTAAATACTACTACTAGTATTCATTTTAATGCTTTTAATCTGATATTATTACTAGATGGCTGCTCCGGTAGTGGGAGGCCGACGAAAACTTTGAACAATTTTTTGGGGACCTTGGTTTTTATGTGGGGATCATGATTTCAATTTTAATAACACATTTAAAAATAAACTGAagccaccccttatctaaatatatatattaatacctaaattatccttattattattttgattattatttttttctattttcctACATTTTAATTTTCAGtatattttctttaattttttaattgttttgcCCTTCATGTTAttgaaattttattatttatttaaaaaaattatattttatttaaaccttttTTTAATGTGCAAATTTCCTAATATTATTATATTAGATAAACCATTTGTAacaaatttgtttatattttccctaaatttttaaatgtttttttctttaattagGTTTAATATACGAAAAAAGTTAAAAAATCAAAATGTAAAATCTATTAAACGTTGTTAAAATGTaatttgattaattttaaaaaaaaagaataaaaatgtttaaaaaagaaagttagaaagaaaaaaaaattatttagttAAAAGGTAGCTTAGTTATTTTGGAACTTGAGATGACACCGCTTAAAACTTGGAATATTTTGACTTTGGTGCTTATAAAATGGTATacctttgcgtttggtgcctaactttgtccaaatttgagtttggtgtccaATCAACCACTTAACTTTGTTTGACCATTAAATCATccaaatttagagttaaaaaaatgtGAAATGACTAATTAAAAACTAACTTTTTTATGAAAGGGTTAGTGGTAAAAGACTACAACTCCATCGTTACCAAAACTCACAGCAACTCTGCAGTATATACCATATATTTTCTAAATTCTAACCACCAACCTTTTAACTCGTCTAATAATCATGAAGTGAGAACACTATTATCAACTGTATAGGGTCCATGGGTTGGACCAGTAAAAAATTGGTcggaattcttcttcttcttcatttaatTTTCTTTGTGCTGTAATGTTAAATTTGCCATGTAtattaatttttgatcaattttatGTTCAAATTTATTTGTGCATATAGAGAACCAAACTAACTGTTGATTGAGTCGTTTTGTGCATATAGAGAACCAAACAAGCGGAGAATCAAATCAACGAGGCAAACGTCATCAGTGGATTAAAGAGAAAAGAGGAAGATCACTCGGTGATtatgtgactgaattgactcacGAGTCGGTAACTGGAGATGGGCTAATGGATCAGGTATGGTTTTAACCGGACCAGTTACTCTGTCTTCTACACCCGTGACCAACCCGACCGAAAtctctgtaaatttttttttttttttttgaaacaaaagagGTATGATTTCAAACTCTATATTTTTTGTTTCCGGCATCAAAATGAGGTGTTGAAGGTGAATCAATATTAATAATTCAGTTTTTCTATTTTGAATGACAATGATCACtaataaaacaaaagaaacagAGAAGTACGTACCAGAAATCCGAAAGAGAAGTTGGAGATGACAGAGAGAGCAATGGCAACGGCTGAGAGTTGAACATTACCGATATGACCAACAAAGATCTGGGTAACAGAATTGATACCATAGATACACAGTATCTGGAAAGCGATAGGACCTGCTATAGTCCAAAGCTTGATGGATTCAAGCCAACAGATTGATTTAGCCTGAGAGAAAGTCGTAATCTGAGGAT
This DNA window, taken from Papaver somniferum cultivar HN1 chromosome 3, ASM357369v1, whole genome shotgun sequence, encodes the following:
- the LOC113355280 gene encoding protein DETOXIFICATION 35-like, which translates into the protein MEAPLINGGGNNVEEAVVVVDLHHAPTSAIDTCEGDYPQITTFSQAKSICWLESIKLWTIAGPIAFQILCIYGINSVTQIFVGHIGNVQLSAVAIALSVISNFSFGFLLGMGSALETLCGQAFGAGQTYMLGIYMQRSWIILLVSCIILTPIYLFATPVLKLLGQRDDISEMAGQFAVQIIPQMFSLAINFPAQKFLQSQSKVGVLAWIGFWALIFHIFLLWLFIYVFGWGTVGAAVAYNISGWIVSLAQVIYVVKWCTDGWKGLSWLAFKEIWAFVRLSLASAVMLCLEIWYMMVLVVLTGHLGDAVIAVGSISICMNINGWEGMLFIGINAAVSVRVSNELGSGHPRAAKYSVMVIVLESLIIGLFFMFVILISRDHFAIIFTSSKELQQAVARLAYLLGVTMVLNSIQPVISGVAVGGGWQALVAYINLACYYIFGLPLGFLLGYKANLGVQGIWAGMLCGTALQTLVLLIIICKTNWTKEAEEASERVKMWGGSGD